One window from the genome of Oryza glaberrima chromosome 3, OglaRS2, whole genome shotgun sequence encodes:
- the LOC127765615 gene encoding B3 domain-containing protein Os03g0120900: MEFITPIVRPASAAAGGGEVQESGGRSLAAVEKEHMFDKVVTPSDVGKLNRLVIPKQHAEKYFPLDAASNEKGLLLSFEDRTGKPWRFRYSYWNSSQSYVMTKGWSRFVKEKRLDAGDTVSFGRGVGEAARGRLFIDWRRRPDVVAALQPPTHRFAHHLPSSIPFAPWAHHHGHGAAAAAAGARFLLPPSSTPIYDHHRRHAHAVGYDAYAAATSRQVLFYRPLPPQQQHHPAVVLESVPVRMTAGHAEPPSAPSKRVRLFGVNLDCANSEQDHAGVVGKTAPPPLPSPPSSSSSSSGKARCSLNLDL, from the coding sequence ATGGAGTTCATCACGCCAATCGTGAggccggcatcggcggcggcgggcggcggcgaggtgcaggAGAGTGGTGGGAGGAgcttggcggcggtggagaaggagCACATGTTCGACAAGGTGGTGACGCCGAGCGACGTGGGGAAGCTGAACCGGCTGGTGATCCCGAAGCAGCACGCGGAGAAGTACTTCCCGCTGGACGCGGCGTCCAACGAGAAGGGGCTCCTGCTCAGCTTCGAGGACCGCACGGGGAAGCCATGGCGGTTCCGCTACTCCTACTGGAACAGCAGCCAGAGCTACGTGATGACCAAGGGGTGGAGCCGCTTCGTCAAGGAGAAGCGCCTCGACGCCGGGGACACCGTCTCCttcggccgcggcgtcggcgaggccgcGCGCGGGAGGCTCTTCATCgactggcgccgccgccccgacgtcgtcgccgcgctcCAGCCGCCCACGCACCGCTTCGCCCACCACCTCCCTTCCTCCATCCCCTTCGCTCCCTGGGCGCACCACCACGGAcacggagccgccgccgccgccgccggcgccaggTTTCTCCTGCCTCCCTCCTCGACTCCCATCTacgaccaccaccgccgacaCGCCCACGCCGTCGGGTACGACGCGTACGCCGCGGCCACCAGCAGGCAGGTGCTGTTCTaccggccgttgccgccgcagcagcagcatcatccCGCGGTGGTGCTGGAGTCGGTGCCGGTGCGCATGACGGCGGGGCACGCGGAGCCGCCGTCGGCTCCGTCGAAGCGAGTTCGGCTGTTCGGGGTGAACCTCGACTGCGCGAATTCCGAACAAGACCACGCCGGCGTGGTCGGGaagacggcgccgccgccgctgccatcgccgccgtcatcatcgtcatcttcctccGGGAAAGCGAGGTGCTCCTTGAACCTTGACTTGTGA
- the LOC127767628 gene encoding peroxidase 5-like — MEARGSRGMRLWLLSAAVMAMAMATRSQAQLQVGYYDTLCPAAEIIVQEEVSKAVSGNPGMAAGLVRLHFHDCFVRGCDASVLLDSTQGNRAEKDAPPNTSLRGFEVIDSAKSRLETACFGVVSCADVLAFAARDALALVGGNAYQVPGGRRDGNVSVAQETNGNLPPPSANVAQLNQMFGAKGLTQAEMVALSGAHTIGVSHCSSFSNRLYSSGPNAGQDPSMDPSYVAALTTQCPQQQGQPAAGMVPMDAVTPNAFDTNYYAAIVANRGLLSSDQALLADQTTAAQVVGYTNNPDSFQTDFAAAMVKMGSIGVLTGNAGTIRTNCRVAS, encoded by the exons aTGGAGGCGCGAGGAAGCAGAGGAATGCGGCTGTGGCTCCTGTCCGCGGCGGTGatggccatggcgatggcgacgaggtCGCAGGCGCAGCTGCAGGTCGGGTACTACGACACGCTGTGCCCGGCGGCGGAGATCATCGTGCAGGAGGAGGTCAGCAAGGCGGTGTCCGGGAACCCCGGCATGGCCGCCGGCCTCGTCCGTCTccacttccacgactgcttcgtcagg GGGTGCGACGCGTCGGTGCTGCTGGACTCGACGCAGGGGAACAGGGCGGAGAAGGACGCGCCCCCGAACACGAGCCTCCGCGGCTTCGAGGTCATCGACAGCGCCAAGTCCCGCCTCGAGACGGCCTGCTTCGgcgtcgtctcctgcgccgacgtcctcgccttcgccgcccgGGACGCCCTCGCGCTG GTGGGAGGGAACGCGTACCAGGTGCCGGGGGGGAGGAGAGACGGCAACGTGTCGGTGGCGCAGGAGACGAACGGgaacctgccgccgccgtcggcgaacGTGGCGCAGCTGAACCAGATGTTCGGCGCCAAGGGGCTCACCCAGGCGGAAATGGTGGCACTGTCGGGCGCGCACACCATCGGCGTGTCGCACTGCAGCTCCTTCAGCAACCGCCTCTACTCGTCGGGCCCCAACGCCGGGCAGGACCCCAGCATGGACCCCAGCTACGTCGCCGCGCTGACGACGCAGTGCCCGCAGCAGCAGGGGCAGCCCGCGGCGGGGATGGTGCCCATGGACGCCGTCACGCCCAACGCCTTTGACACCAACTACTACGCCGCCATTGTCGCTAACCGGGGATTGCTCAGCTCCGACCAGGCGCTCCTCGCCGACCAGACCACCGCCGCGCAGGTCGTCGGCTACACCAACAACCCGGACTCGTTCCAGAccgacttcgccgccgccatggtcaaGATGGGCTCCATCGGCGTGCTCACCGGCAACGCCGGCACCATCAGGACAAACTGCAGGGTGGCCAGCTGA
- the LOC127767776 gene encoding peroxidase 5-like encodes MELVVAVAGAVVVALSLCIGGVQGQLQVGFYDQSCPQAEVIVRDEVGKAVSANVGLAAGLVRMHFHDCFVKGCDASVLLDSTANSTAEKDAIPNKSLRGFEVVDSAKRRLESACKGVVSCADILAFAARDSVVLAGGTPYRVPAGRRDGNTSVASDAMANLPRPTSDVAQLTQSFATHGLSQDDMVILSGAHTIGVAHCSSFSSRLYGYNSSTGQDPALNAAMASRLSRSCPQGSANTVAMDDGSENTFDTSYYQNLLAGRGVLASDQTLTADNATAALVAQNAYNMYLFATKFGQAMVKMGAIQVLTGSDGQIRTNCRVAN; translated from the exons ATGGAGTTGGTGGTGGCGGTAGCAGGTGCAGTAGTCGTGGCACTGAGCTTGTGCATTGGAGGTGTGCAAGGTCAGCTCCAGGTAGGGTTCTACGACCAATCGTGCCCCCAGGCCGAAGTGATTGTGAGAGACGAGGTCGGCAAGGCCGTGAGCGCCAACgttggcctcgccgccggccttgtCCGGATGCACTTCCATGACTGCTTCGTCAAG GGATGTGACGCGTCGGTTTTGCTGGATTCGACGGCGAACAGCACGGCGGAGAAGGACGCGATACCGAACAAGAGCCTGAGGGGGTTCGAGGTGGTGGACAGCGCCAAGCGGCGGCTGGAGAGCGCGTGCAAGGGGGTGGTCTCCTGCGCGGACATACTCGCCTTCGCCGCCAGAGACAGCGTCGTGCTG GCCGGCGGCACCCCGTACCGCGTTCCGGCCGGGAGAAGGGACGGCAACACCTCCGTGGCGTCCGACGCGATGGCCAACCTGCCCCGTCCCACCTCAGATGTGGCCCAACTCACACAAAGTTTCGCCACTCATGGGCTTTCCCAGGACGACATGGTCATCCTTTCAG ggGCGCACACGATAGGGGTGGCGCATTGCAGCTCGTTCAGCTCGAGGCTGTACGGGTACAACTCCAGCACGGGGCAGGACCCGGCGCTGAacgcggcgatggcgtcgcggCTGTCGCGGAGTTGCCCGCAGGGGAGCGCCAACACGGTAGCCATGGACGACGGCAGCGAGAACACGTTCGACACCAGCTACTACCAgaacctcctcgccggccgcggcgtccTCGCCTCCGACCAGACGCTCACCGCCGacaacgccaccgccgcgctcgtGGCGCAGAACGCCTACAACATGTACCTCTTCGCCACCAAGTTCGGCCAGGCCATGGTCAAGATGGGCGCCATCCAGGTGCTCACCGGCAGCGACGGCCAGATCCGCACAAACTGCAGGGTTGCAAACTGA
- the LOC127765152 gene encoding syntaxin-52-like produces MDNREIIELQRNVIKEQDDELDKLEETIVSTKHIALAINEELDLHTRLIDDLDEKTEETSNQLQRAQKKLKSVTARMRKSASCSCLLLSVIAVVILVALLWALIMY; encoded by the exons ATGGACAACCGTGAGATCATTGAGTTGCAGAGGAACGTTATTAAAG AGCAAGACGACGAATTGGACAAGCTGGAGGAGACGATAGTCAGCACCAAGCACATTGCGCTGGCGATCAACGAAGAGTTGGATCTGCACACTAGGTTGATT GATGACTTAGACGAGAAAACAGAAGAGACAAGCAACCAGCTTCAG CGTGCGCAGAAAAAGTTGAAATCTGTAACAGCACGCATGAGGAAAAGCGCTTCCTGCTCATGCCTTCTCCTGTCGGTTATTGCAGTTGTAATTCTTGTAGCTCTATTATGGGCTCTCATCATGTACTAG
- the LOC127768300 gene encoding peroxidase 5-like has product MMRLIMTAESAAVSVLWLCTMAIVCAGFPANDGSLHPNFYAATCPQAETIVRQEVTRALYTNIGFAAGLVRMHFHDCFVRGCDGSVLLESTSDNVAERDSPINNPSLRGFEVIDAAKARLEAACPGVVSCADVLAYAARDGVALTGGPRYDVPGGRRDGTASLEPEVADNIPAPTFTLDQLTQSFAAKGLTQEEMVTLSGAHTVGRAHCTSFSDRLYNFSATGAADPSVDPALLPQLRRACPAAGPDGAVDAGLVVPMEPRTPNGFDALYYWAVLRNRALFTSDQALLSSPPTAAQVRQTAYGGYPWKLKFAAAMVKMGQIEVLTGGSGEIRTKCSAVN; this is encoded by the exons ATGATGCGGTTGATCATGACGGCGGAATCAGCAGCAGTGTCGGTCTTGTGGTTATGCACCATGGCAATCGTGTGTGCCGGTTTCCCTGCCAACGATGGGTCACTGCACCCCAACTTCTACGCGGCGACGTGCCCGCAGGCGGAGACCATCGTTCGCCAGGAGGTCACCCGGGCCCTCTACACCAACATCGGCTTCGCTGCCGGCCTCGTCCGCATGcacttccacgactgcttcgtcagg gGGTGCGACGGGTCGGTGCTGCTGGAGTCGACGTCGGACAACGTCGCGGAGAGGGACTCGCCGATCAACAACCCGAGCCTACGCGGCTTCGAGGTCATCGACGCCGCCAAGGCTCGGCTGGAGGCCGCCTGCCCAGgcgtcgtctcctgcgccgacgtcCTCGCCTACGCCGCCAGGGACGGCGTCGCGCTCACCGGGGGCCCCCGCTACGACGTGCCCGGCGGCCGGAGGGACGGCACGGCTTCGCTCGAGCCGGAGGTGGCGGACAACATCCCGGCTCCGACGTTCACACTGGACCAGCTCACCCAGAGCTTCGCCGCCAAGGGCCTCACACAGGAGGAGATGGTCACCCTGTCCGGCGCGCACACCGTCGGCCGCGCGCACTGCACGTCGTTCAGCGATCGCCTCTACAACTTCAGCGCGACGGGCGCCGCCGACCCCAGCGTCGACCCGGCGTTGCTGCCGCAGCTCCGCCGCGCGTGCCCGGCCGCGGGACCCGACGGCGCCGTGGACGCCGGCCTCGTCGTGCCCATGGAGCCCCGCACGCCCAACGGCTTCGACGCGCTCTACTACTGGGCCGTGCTACGCAACCGCGCCCTCTTCACCTCCGACCAGGCGCTGCTGTCCagcccgcccaccgccgcgcagGTCAGGCAGACCGCGTACGGCGGGTACCCGTGGAAGCTCaagttcgccgccgccatggtgaaGATGGGGCAGATCGAGGTGctcaccggcggcagcggcgagatCAGGACCAAGTGCAGCGCCGTCAACTGA